Proteins encoded together in one Variovorax paradoxus EPS window:
- a CDS encoding ABC transporter permease translates to MQATSSKALPQQVPPRAASAGAASSQPVVPPVRRRAFAPLEPIGARARVLLGLGFFVVFVLVWSLATLGGFVSPTFLASPPTMVKEGWLLFTEYGFIGDIGMTVWRVFGGFLLAAVFAVPLGIAMGTWKTVEAFFEPFVSFCRYLPASAFIPLLILWAGLGEMQKLLVIFIGSFFQIVLMVAVTVGGARRDLVEAAYTLGANSRGIVARVLIPGAAPGIAETLRLVLGWAWTYVIVAELIGSSSGIGHMITDSQALLNTGQIIFGIIVIGVIGLLSDFAFKALNRRLFAWAAL, encoded by the coding sequence ATGCAAGCTACGTCAAGTAAGGCGCTGCCGCAGCAGGTGCCGCCTCGCGCGGCATCGGCGGGCGCCGCGTCCTCCCAGCCCGTCGTGCCTCCCGTGCGCCGCCGCGCGTTCGCGCCGCTCGAACCCATCGGCGCCCGTGCGCGGGTGCTGCTGGGGCTCGGCTTCTTCGTCGTGTTCGTGCTCGTGTGGTCGCTCGCCACGCTCGGCGGCTTCGTGTCGCCGACCTTCCTCGCGAGCCCGCCGACCATGGTCAAGGAAGGCTGGCTGCTCTTCACCGAGTACGGCTTCATCGGCGACATCGGCATGACCGTGTGGCGCGTGTTCGGCGGCTTCCTGTTGGCGGCGGTGTTCGCGGTGCCGCTGGGCATCGCGATGGGCACCTGGAAGACGGTCGAGGCCTTCTTCGAGCCCTTCGTGTCGTTCTGCCGCTACCTGCCGGCCTCGGCCTTCATTCCGCTGCTCATCTTGTGGGCAGGCCTGGGCGAGATGCAGAAGCTGCTGGTGATCTTCATCGGCTCGTTCTTCCAGATCGTGCTGATGGTGGCCGTCACCGTGGGCGGCGCGCGGCGCGATCTCGTCGAGGCCGCCTACACGTTGGGCGCCAACAGCCGCGGCATCGTCGCGCGGGTGCTCATTCCGGGCGCCGCGCCGGGCATCGCCGAAACGCTGCGCCTCGTGCTCGGCTGGGCGTGGACCTACGTGATCGTCGCGGAGCTGATCGGCTCGTCCTCGGGCATCGGCCACATGATCACCGACAGCCAGGCGCTCCTGAACACCGGGCAGATCATCTTCGGGATCATCGTGATCGGCGTCATCGGCCTTCTGTCCGATTTCGCTTTCAAGGCGCTCAACCGCCGCCTTTTCGCATGGGCCGCACTGTGA
- a CDS encoding ABC transporter ATP-binding protein: MGRTVKNQLSIQGVSRVFTGTKGQSTQALLPIDFEVKENDFVTILGPSGCGKSTLLRIVAGLDFPTTGQVLLDGERIEGPGADRGVVFQSYTLFPWLTVAQNIRFGLRERGMSEADQKERSEFFIAKVGLRGFEHHFPKQLSGGMQQRTAIARALANDPKMLLLDEPFGALDNQTRVLMQELLLGIWESAQKTVLFVTHDIDEAIFMANRVAVFSARPGRIKTEIAVDFPHPRSYTIKTSPEFMDIKARLTEEIRAESMAAAEH; encoded by the coding sequence ATGGGCCGCACTGTGAAGAATCAGCTCTCCATCCAGGGCGTCTCGCGCGTCTTCACCGGCACCAAGGGCCAGAGCACGCAGGCGCTCCTGCCCATCGACTTCGAGGTGAAGGAGAACGACTTCGTCACCATCCTCGGCCCCTCGGGCTGCGGCAAGTCGACGCTGCTGCGCATCGTGGCGGGGCTCGATTTCCCGACCACCGGCCAGGTGCTGCTCGACGGCGAGCGCATCGAAGGCCCGGGCGCCGACCGCGGCGTGGTGTTCCAGAGCTACACGCTCTTTCCGTGGCTCACCGTGGCGCAGAACATCCGCTTCGGCCTGCGCGAGCGCGGCATGAGCGAGGCCGACCAGAAGGAGCGCAGCGAGTTCTTCATCGCCAAGGTGGGCCTGCGCGGTTTCGAACACCACTTTCCGAAGCAACTCTCGGGCGGCATGCAGCAGCGCACCGCGATTGCACGCGCGCTCGCCAACGACCCCAAGATGCTGCTGCTCGACGAGCCTTTCGGCGCGCTGGACAACCAGACGCGCGTGCTGATGCAGGAACTGCTGCTGGGCATCTGGGAGTCGGCGCAGAAGACGGTGCTCTTCGTCACGCACGACATCGACGAGGCGATCTTCATGGCCAACCGCGTGGCGGTGTTCAGCGCGCGGCCGGGCCGCATCAAGACCGAGATCGCGGTGGACTTTCCGCATCCGCGCAGCTACACGATCAAGACCTCGCCCGAGTTCATGGACATCAAGGCGCGCCTGACCGAAGAGATCCGCGCCGAGTCGATGGCCGCTGCAGAGCATTGA
- the hutC gene encoding histidine utilization repressor has translation MKRDLPTLALYAQVKDHISRKIQDGTWPPGHRLPSEHELVAQFGMARMTVNRALRELVEQGRIVRVAGVGSFVAENKPQSTLLQIANIASEIRQRGHDYRCEMLAVERIAASPDVAAWLDLRAGDSVFHSACLHLENDTPVQLEERYVNPQVVPDYLEQDFSAMPPSEYLVRNVPFDQIEHVVDAVLPNAEQAERLAMDVTDPCLLLTRRTWTRNTPVTWVRCLHPASRYSLGSRFRADGNPSFG, from the coding sequence ATGAAACGCGACCTGCCGACCCTCGCGCTCTACGCGCAAGTCAAGGATCACATCTCCCGCAAGATCCAGGATGGCACCTGGCCGCCCGGCCACCGCCTGCCGTCGGAGCACGAGCTGGTCGCGCAGTTCGGCATGGCGCGCATGACGGTGAACCGCGCGCTGCGCGAACTGGTGGAGCAGGGGCGCATCGTGCGCGTGGCCGGCGTCGGCAGCTTCGTGGCCGAGAACAAGCCGCAATCGACGCTGCTGCAGATCGCCAACATCGCGAGCGAAATCCGCCAGCGCGGCCACGACTACCGCTGCGAGATGCTCGCGGTCGAGCGCATCGCCGCCTCGCCCGACGTGGCCGCATGGCTCGACCTGCGCGCGGGCGACTCGGTGTTCCACAGCGCCTGCCTGCACCTGGAGAACGACACGCCGGTGCAACTGGAAGAGCGCTACGTCAACCCGCAGGTCGTGCCCGATTACCTCGAGCAGGACTTCAGCGCGATGCCGCCCAGCGAGTACCTGGTGCGCAACGTGCCTTTCGACCAGATCGAACACGTCGTCGATGCCGTGCTGCCCAACGCCGAACAGGCCGAGCGGCTCGCGATGGACGTGACCGACCCCTGCCTCCTGCTCACGCGCCGCACCTGGACGCGCAACACGCCCGTGACCTGGGTGCGCTGCCTGCATCCGGCATCGCGCTACAGCCTGGGCAGCCGCTTCCGAGCTGACGGCAACCCAAGCTTCGGTTAG
- the hutH gene encoding histidine ammonia-lyase, producing MPSNNTAPTDAIDATLTLTPGKVDLAMLRRIQAGGVRLALDPSVLDGMQKAEAAVRHIVENDQVVYGINTGFGKLASTRIGNDHLAELQRNLVLSHSVGTGEPLAAPVVRMILATKAVSLARGHSGVRPALVDALLALFNAGVTPSIPCKGSVGASGDLAPLAHMACVLIGEGEATLADGKKVSGAEAMRSIGLEPFVLGPKEGLALLNGTQVSTALALAGLFGAEDVFASALMSGALSLEAIQGSIKPFDARIHAARGQPGQMAVAGAVRTLLEGSEIVPSHADCGRVQDPYSVRCIPQVMGACLDNLAHASRVLVIEANAASDNPLVFCDTGEVISGGNFHAEPVAFAADIIALAVSEVGAIAERRIALLLDTGLSGLPPFLVRDGGLNSGFMIAQVTAAALASENKSLAHPASVDSLPTSANQEDHVSMATFAARRLGDMVNNTAVVVGIEAMAAAQGIELKRKLKSSPLVEAEFARIRQNVAFLERDRYLAPDIEAMRLWALKAELPAALLNILPSHS from the coding sequence ATGCCAAGCAACAACACCGCTCCAACTGATGCCATCGATGCCACCCTGACCCTCACGCCCGGCAAGGTCGACCTTGCGATGCTGCGACGCATCCAGGCCGGCGGCGTCCGGCTCGCGCTCGATCCGTCTGTGCTCGACGGCATGCAGAAGGCCGAGGCGGCGGTGCGCCACATCGTCGAGAACGACCAGGTGGTCTACGGCATCAACACTGGCTTCGGCAAGCTCGCGAGCACGCGCATCGGCAACGACCATCTGGCCGAGCTGCAGCGCAACCTGGTGCTCTCGCACAGCGTGGGCACGGGCGAGCCGCTGGCCGCGCCTGTGGTGCGGATGATCTTGGCAACCAAGGCGGTGAGCCTGGCGCGCGGGCACTCGGGCGTGCGGCCCGCGCTGGTCGATGCGCTGCTGGCGCTGTTCAACGCGGGCGTCACGCCGAGCATTCCGTGCAAGGGCTCGGTCGGCGCATCGGGCGACCTCGCGCCGCTCGCGCACATGGCCTGCGTGCTGATCGGTGAAGGCGAGGCGACGCTGGCCGACGGCAAGAAGGTCAGCGGTGCCGAAGCGATGCGCAGCATCGGCCTCGAGCCCTTCGTGCTCGGGCCGAAGGAAGGCCTCGCACTGCTCAACGGCACGCAAGTGTCGACGGCGCTGGCGCTCGCCGGCCTCTTCGGCGCGGAAGACGTATTCGCCTCGGCGCTGATGTCGGGCGCGCTGTCGCTCGAAGCGATCCAGGGTTCGATCAAGCCCTTCGATGCGCGCATCCACGCCGCACGCGGCCAGCCCGGCCAGATGGCAGTCGCCGGCGCCGTGCGCACGCTGCTCGAAGGCAGCGAAATCGTCCCGTCGCACGCCGATTGCGGCCGCGTGCAGGACCCGTACTCGGTGCGCTGCATCCCCCAGGTGATGGGCGCCTGCCTCGACAACTTGGCCCACGCATCGCGCGTGCTGGTCATCGAAGCCAATGCCGCATCGGACAACCCGCTCGTGTTCTGCGACACCGGCGAAGTGATCTCGGGTGGCAATTTTCACGCCGAGCCGGTCGCCTTCGCGGCCGACATCATTGCGCTGGCCGTGAGCGAAGTCGGCGCGATTGCCGAGCGCCGTATTGCGCTGCTGCTCGACACCGGCCTCTCGGGCCTGCCGCCGTTCCTCGTGCGCGATGGCGGCCTGAACTCCGGCTTCATGATTGCGCAGGTCACCGCCGCCGCACTCGCATCGGAGAACAAGTCGCTCGCGCATCCCGCGAGCGTCGACAGCCTGCCCACGTCGGCCAACCAGGAAGACCACGTCTCGATGGCCACCTTCGCCGCGCGGCGCCTGGGCGACATGGTCAACAACACCGCGGTGGTGGTCGGCATCGAAGCGATGGCCGCCGCGCAAGGCATCGAGCTCAAGCGCAAGCTCAAGAGCTCGCCGCTGGTCGAAGCGGAATTCGCCCGCATCCGCCAGAACGTCGCTTTCCTCGAACGCGACCGCTACCTCGCTCCCGACATCGAAGCCATGCGCCTGTGGGCGTTGAAGGCCGAGTTGCCGGCCGCGCTGCTGAACATCCTGCCCAGTCACTCGTAA
- the hutU gene encoding urocanate hydratase: protein MNAPEKFALNNPDAADPRHDPTRVIRAPRGSELNCKSWLTEAPFRMLQNNLDAEVAERPQDLVVYGGIGRAARNWECYDQILASLKELNDDETLLIQSGKPVGVFKTHENAPRVLLANSNLVPKWGTWEHFNELDRKGLFMYGQMTAGSWIYIGSQGIVQGTFETFVEAGRQHYNNSLAGKWILTAGLGGMGGAQPLAATLAGAVSLNIECQQSSIDFRLRTRYVDKQARDIDHAFELIKQHCDAKEAVSIALLGNAADILPELVKRAKAGAHKPDLVTDQTSAHDLINGYLPSGWTVQQWQAAMKDVSQHDALKKAAAKSCAVHVQAMLDFQSMGIPTVDYGNNIRQVAFDEGVKNAFDFPGFVPAYIRPLFCEGKGPFRWVALSGDPEDIYKTDAKIKELFPENTHTHRWLDMARERIAFQGLPARICWLGLGERHIAGLAFNEMVKNGELKAPIVIGRDHLDTGSVASPNRETEAMKDGTDAVSDWPLLNALLNTAGGATWVSLHHGGGVGMGYSQHSGVVIVCDGTDAAAKRIERVLFNDPATGVMRHADAGYDIAIATAKKQGLKLPMVR, encoded by the coding sequence ATGAACGCTCCCGAAAAATTCGCCTTGAACAATCCCGATGCCGCCGACCCGCGCCATGACCCGACGCGCGTGATCCGCGCCCCGCGCGGCAGCGAACTCAATTGCAAGAGCTGGCTCACCGAAGCGCCGTTCCGCATGCTGCAGAACAACCTTGACGCCGAGGTGGCCGAGCGTCCGCAAGACCTCGTGGTCTACGGCGGCATCGGCCGCGCCGCGCGCAACTGGGAGTGCTACGACCAGATCCTCGCGTCACTGAAAGAGCTGAACGACGACGAGACGCTGCTCATCCAGTCGGGCAAGCCCGTGGGCGTGTTCAAGACGCACGAGAACGCACCGCGCGTGCTGCTCGCCAATTCGAACCTCGTGCCCAAGTGGGGCACCTGGGAGCACTTCAACGAGCTCGACCGCAAGGGCCTCTTCATGTACGGCCAAATGACCGCTGGCAGCTGGATCTACATCGGCAGCCAGGGCATCGTGCAGGGCACCTTCGAGACCTTCGTCGAAGCCGGCCGCCAGCACTACAACAACAGCCTCGCGGGCAAGTGGATCCTCACGGCCGGCCTCGGCGGCATGGGCGGCGCGCAGCCGCTCGCGGCCACGCTCGCGGGCGCGGTGTCGCTCAACATCGAGTGCCAGCAGTCGAGCATCGACTTTCGCCTGCGCACGCGCTATGTCGACAAGCAGGCGCGCGACATCGACCACGCGTTCGAACTCATCAAGCAGCACTGCGACGCGAAGGAAGCCGTGTCGATCGCGCTGCTCGGCAACGCGGCCGACATCCTTCCCGAACTCGTGAAGCGCGCAAAGGCCGGTGCCCACAAGCCCGACCTCGTGACCGACCAGACCTCCGCGCATGACCTCATCAACGGCTACTTGCCTTCGGGCTGGACCGTGCAGCAATGGCAGGCCGCGATGAAGGATGTCTCGCAGCACGACGCGCTCAAGAAGGCCGCGGCCAAGTCGTGCGCCGTTCACGTGCAGGCCATGCTCGACTTCCAGTCCATGGGCATCCCGACCGTCGACTACGGCAACAACATCCGCCAGGTCGCCTTCGACGAGGGCGTGAAGAACGCCTTCGACTTCCCCGGCTTCGTGCCCGCCTACATCCGCCCGCTCTTCTGCGAGGGCAAGGGGCCGTTCCGCTGGGTCGCGCTCTCGGGCGATCCGGAAGACATCTACAAGACCGACGCCAAGATCAAGGAGCTGTTCCCCGAGAACACGCACACGCACCGCTGGCTCGACATGGCGCGCGAGCGCATCGCCTTCCAGGGCCTGCCCGCGCGCATCTGCTGGCTGGGCCTGGGCGAGCGCCACATCGCGGGCCTGGCCTTCAACGAGATGGTGAAGAACGGCGAACTGAAGGCGCCCATCGTCATCGGCCGCGACCACCTGGATACCGGCTCGGTCGCGAGCCCGAACCGTGAGACCGAAGCCATGAAGGACGGCACCGATGCGGTGAGCGACTGGCCGCTGCTCAACGCGCTGCTCAACACCGCGGGCGGCGCCACCTGGGTCAGCCTGCACCACGGCGGCGGCGTCGGCATGGGCTACTCGCAGCACTCGGGCGTGGTGATCGTGTGCGACGGCACCGATGCCGCGGCCAAGCGCATCGAGCGCGTGCTCTTCAACGACCCGGCCACCGGCGTCATGCGCCACGCCGATGCGGGCTACGACATCGCCATCGCCACCGCGAAGAAGCAGGGCCTGAAGCTGCCGATGGTGCGCTGA
- a CDS encoding IclR family transcriptional regulator, translated as MTPPTDAPAHNDRALFVLSVLAQSKVAMTAAELVQATGLVKSTLYRQIATLRRWGFVMESDGRYSPGPVSVQLASGFDDNSDLVMAARADMRALVQQSHESVALVTAVNDRVVCLEMIDSEHSLRCSFDRGRSVPASDGASAKCLLAHMPLDQRDALLDGLGESAQRRAERAAELDAIREAGHAVTEGEVDAGVWGASAPVLASGRRLRGAITLMAPITRVQGMEAALLHMTVVTAARISRALQ; from the coding sequence ATGACGCCCCCGACCGATGCTCCCGCCCACAACGACCGCGCGCTGTTCGTGCTGTCGGTGCTGGCGCAGAGCAAGGTCGCGATGACGGCGGCCGAGCTGGTGCAGGCCACCGGCCTCGTCAAGAGCACGCTGTACCGCCAGATCGCCACGCTGCGCCGCTGGGGCTTCGTGATGGAGTCCGATGGGCGCTATTCGCCAGGCCCGGTGAGCGTGCAACTCGCGAGCGGCTTCGACGACAACTCCGACCTCGTCATGGCTGCGCGTGCCGATATGCGCGCGCTGGTGCAGCAGAGCCACGAGAGCGTGGCGCTGGTCACCGCGGTGAACGACCGCGTGGTGTGCCTGGAGATGATCGACAGCGAACATTCGCTGCGCTGCTCGTTCGACCGGGGCCGCAGCGTTCCGGCCAGCGATGGCGCGAGCGCCAAGTGCCTGCTCGCGCACATGCCGCTCGACCAGCGCGATGCCCTGCTCGACGGCCTCGGCGAAAGCGCACAGCGCCGCGCCGAACGCGCCGCCGAACTCGATGCGATCCGCGAAGCCGGCCATGCCGTGACAGAGGGCGAGGTCGACGCCGGTGTCTGGGGCGCAAGCGCACCGGTGCTGGCCTCGGGCCGGCGCCTTCGCGGTGCGATCACGCTCATGGCGCCGATCACGCGCGTCCAGGGCATGGAAGCTGCATTGCTCCACATGACCGTCGTCACGGCGGCCCGTATATCTCGCGCGCTTCAGTAG
- a CDS encoding transporter substrate-binding domain-containing protein — MNTRRTLFTVAAAALFGFAGAAHAQGEPLRVATDATFPPMEFVENGKRTGFDVELVEAVGKTLGRKIEWIDIDFKGLVPGLISKRFDMAVSAIYITDERKKVVDFTVPYYAGGLVVMVKDGNTAIKAPADINGKKVSVQVGTKSVAFTKEKYPQVQLMEVEKNQEMFNLVDIGRADAAVTGKPAAYQYVRTRPGLKVLPEQITTEEYGMAIRKDTPELTKAVNGAIEKLKADGTYAQIEKKWFSASAK; from the coding sequence ATGAACACCCGTCGCACTCTTTTCACCGTTGCCGCCGCCGCTCTCTTCGGTTTCGCCGGCGCCGCACATGCGCAAGGCGAGCCGCTGCGCGTGGCCACCGATGCCACCTTCCCGCCGATGGAGTTCGTGGAGAACGGCAAGCGCACCGGCTTCGACGTGGAACTGGTCGAGGCCGTCGGCAAGACGCTGGGCCGCAAGATCGAATGGATCGACATCGACTTCAAGGGCCTCGTGCCGGGCCTGATTTCCAAGCGCTTCGACATGGCCGTCTCGGCCATCTACATCACCGACGAGCGCAAGAAGGTCGTCGACTTCACCGTGCCGTACTACGCGGGCGGGCTCGTCGTGATGGTGAAGGACGGCAATACGGCGATCAAGGCGCCGGCCGACATCAACGGCAAGAAGGTCAGCGTGCAGGTGGGCACCAAGTCGGTCGCCTTCACGAAGGAGAAGTACCCGCAGGTGCAGCTGATGGAAGTCGAGAAGAACCAGGAAATGTTCAATCTCGTGGACATCGGCCGTGCCGACGCCGCCGTCACCGGCAAGCCCGCCGCTTATCAGTACGTGCGCACGCGGCCGGGCCTGAAAGTCCTGCCCGAGCAGATCACCACCGAGGAATACGGCATGGCGATCCGCAAGGACACGCCTGAATTGACCAAGGCGGTGAACGGCGCCATCGAAAAACTCAAGGCCGACGGCACCTACGCGCAGATCGAAAAGAAGTGGTTCAGCGCCAGCGCCAAGTAA
- a CDS encoding amino acid ABC transporter permease, with product MDLDFSPVWQGWPDLLRGALVTVEITACALALGCVLGLIVGIGRLNPKRRWIYSVCTAYVAVIRGTPLLVQLFILFFGLPHFGILLPAFLCGVLGLGVYSGAYVSEIVRGAIQSIDKGQTMAAQSLGMTPGVAMREIVLPQAVVRMIPPLGNEFIALIKNSALVSLLTIHDVMHEGQKIISVSYRSLEVYLAIALVYFVLTGTMTLVLRHFEQKLRQGGLMR from the coding sequence ATGGATCTCGATTTCTCGCCGGTCTGGCAGGGCTGGCCCGACCTCTTGCGCGGTGCGCTCGTCACGGTGGAGATCACCGCCTGCGCGCTCGCGCTGGGCTGCGTGCTCGGCCTCATCGTCGGCATCGGCCGGCTGAACCCGAAGCGACGGTGGATCTACAGCGTGTGCACTGCTTACGTGGCGGTGATTCGCGGCACGCCGCTGCTGGTGCAACTGTTCATCCTGTTCTTCGGCTTGCCGCACTTCGGCATCCTGCTGCCCGCATTCCTCTGCGGCGTGCTGGGGCTCGGCGTGTACTCGGGCGCGTATGTGTCGGAGATCGTGCGCGGCGCGATCCAGTCGATCGACAAGGGCCAGACGATGGCCGCGCAGTCGCTGGGCATGACGCCCGGCGTCGCAATGCGCGAGATCGTGCTCCCGCAGGCGGTGGTGCGGATGATTCCGCCGCTGGGCAACGAGTTCATCGCGTTGATCAAGAATTCGGCGCTGGTATCGCTGTTGACGATTCATGACGTGATGCACGAGGGGCAGAAGATCATCAGCGTGTCGTACCGCTCGCTGGAGGTGTACCTGGCGATTGCGCTCGTGTACTTCGTGTTGACCGGCACGATGACGCTGGTGCTGCGGCACTTCGAGCAGAAGCTGCGGCAAGGCGGGTTGATGCGATGA
- a CDS encoding IS110 family transposase: protein MNDEIFIGIDVCKAWLDVAQVPALAAGEASAFALRVDNEDGARAVLVEQLKRLRPTLVVLEATGGFETSLASQLCLAGVPVAVVNPKRVRDFARAAGILAKTDKLDAQVLAVFAQRMRPQVHALPDEAQQELTELVDRRAQLVAMRAQEKARLTTVKPVARKSVREHIAWLDARIRQIERDLDGRLKDSPLYRPKYDLLDSVPGVGRVTITTLLSRMPELGTLERKRIAALAGVAPFADDSGKRRGQRYIQGGRADVRCVLYMAALSAARCNPVIKAMYERLRAAGKPFKVAITACMRKLLVILNAMLKSEQPWRTDPIAR from the coding sequence ATGAACGACGAAATCTTTATCGGTATCGACGTATGCAAGGCCTGGCTGGACGTGGCACAAGTGCCCGCCTTGGCTGCAGGTGAAGCCAGTGCATTTGCTTTGCGCGTGGACAACGAGGATGGTGCCCGTGCCGTTCTCGTGGAGCAACTCAAACGGCTGCGACCCACGCTGGTGGTGCTGGAAGCCACGGGTGGCTTTGAAACTTCGCTGGCAAGCCAGTTGTGCCTGGCCGGCGTTCCCGTGGCGGTGGTCAATCCGAAGCGGGTGCGCGACTTTGCCCGCGCCGCGGGCATCCTGGCCAAGACCGACAAGCTGGACGCGCAGGTGCTCGCGGTATTTGCCCAACGCATGCGCCCGCAGGTGCATGCACTGCCTGACGAGGCGCAGCAGGAACTTACCGAGCTGGTGGACCGGCGCGCGCAACTGGTGGCGATGCGAGCGCAGGAGAAGGCGCGCCTGACCACGGTCAAGCCGGTTGCGCGCAAGAGCGTGCGCGAGCACATCGCGTGGCTCGATGCACGCATCAGGCAGATCGAGCGTGACCTGGACGGGCGCTTGAAGGACTCGCCTCTGTATCGGCCCAAATACGACCTTCTGGACAGCGTGCCGGGCGTGGGACGGGTGACGATCACCACCTTGCTCAGCCGCATGCCCGAGCTGGGCACGCTGGAGAGAAAGCGCATCGCTGCGCTGGCGGGCGTCGCCCCGTTTGCCGACGACAGCGGCAAGCGCCGTGGCCAGAGGTACATCCAGGGCGGGCGCGCAGACGTGCGCTGCGTGCTGTACATGGCCGCGCTCAGCGCAGCGCGATGCAACCCCGTGATCAAGGCGATGTACGAGCGCCTGCGCGCTGCCGGCAAGCCCTTCAAGGTTGCCATCACCGCCTGCATGCGCAAGCTGCTCGTCATTCTCAACGCCATGCTCAAGTCCGAGCAGCCCTGGCGCACTGACCCGATTGCTCGGTAG
- a CDS encoding HutD family protein, translating into MNDVHRFSRSSLPAMPWKNGGGTTQEIASWPQGAALDSFGWRVSIATIAAAGPFSVFPGIARSIMLLEGDGVRLFTHDGRVEHRLDVPHRPFAFSGEDAIDCTLLGGASNDFNVMTRHGQWRADVQVLDRATAIEAAPHGVLLALRGAWRLNDERCTEGEGLHWADASLAWQAAPESEDARLVAVRIVPA; encoded by the coding sequence ATGAACGACGTGCATCGCTTCTCGCGCAGTTCTCTCCCCGCCATGCCCTGGAAAAACGGCGGCGGCACCACCCAGGAAATCGCCAGCTGGCCGCAGGGCGCCGCGCTCGACAGCTTCGGCTGGCGCGTGAGCATCGCCACCATCGCCGCCGCAGGCCCGTTCTCGGTGTTCCCCGGCATAGCCCGCAGCATCATGCTGCTCGAAGGCGACGGAGTGCGGCTCTTCACGCACGACGGACGCGTGGAGCACCGGCTCGATGTGCCGCACCGTCCGTTCGCATTCAGCGGCGAAGACGCGATCGACTGCACGCTGCTGGGCGGTGCATCGAACGATTTCAACGTGATGACGCGGCACGGTCAGTGGCGTGCCGATGTGCAGGTGCTGGACCGCGCAACTGCCATCGAGGCCGCACCGCACGGCGTGCTGCTCGCTCTGCGCGGCGCATGGCGCTTGAACGACGAGCGATGCACCGAAGGCGAGGGCCTGCACTGGGCCGACGCGTCGTTGGCATGGCAAGCAGCGCCGGAGAGCGAAGACGCGCGGCTGGTGGCCGTACGCATCGTGCCGGCGTAA
- the hutI gene encoding imidazolonepropionase, with the protein MKPANEYPSADGLWTGLRLATDAGAEAAIVVVEGAIRWVGARSALPAEFAGLAVHNGGDSLVTPGLVDCHTHLVYGGQRANEFAMRLAGATYEEVAKAGGGIVSSVRATREADEDTLFAQAAPRLEQLLADGVCAIEIKSGYGLSLEHERKQLRVARRLGEAYGVTVRTTFLGAHALPPEYTGRSGDYIDLVCREMLPALAAEGLVDAVDVFCERIAFSLEETEQVFQVAKALGLPVKLHAEQLSDMGGAALAARYGALSCDHIEHLSADGIEAMRQSGTVAVLLPGAYYTLRDTHLPPIEALRTAGVPMAVSTDHNPGTSPTLSLLLMVNMACTLFRLTVPEALAGVTVHAARALGLEATHGAIAEGMPANFVLWNVRDAAELAYWFGQRPLRTAVRQGRICISFPSPFGRGQGEGLRP; encoded by the coding sequence ATGAAACCTGCCAACGAATACCCCTCGGCCGATGGCCTCTGGACCGGCCTGCGCCTGGCGACCGATGCCGGCGCCGAAGCCGCCATCGTGGTCGTGGAGGGCGCGATCCGCTGGGTCGGCGCACGCAGCGCATTGCCGGCCGAATTCGCAGGGCTTGCTGTGCACAACGGCGGCGATTCGCTCGTCACGCCCGGCCTCGTCGATTGCCACACGCACCTCGTCTACGGCGGCCAGCGCGCGAACGAATTCGCGATGCGGCTTGCAGGCGCTACTTACGAAGAAGTGGCAAAGGCCGGCGGCGGCATCGTCTCGTCGGTGCGCGCCACGCGCGAGGCCGATGAAGACACGCTCTTCGCACAGGCTGCACCGCGCCTCGAACAACTGCTGGCCGATGGCGTGTGCGCCATCGAGATCAAGTCGGGCTACGGTCTTTCGCTCGAACACGAGCGCAAGCAACTGCGCGTGGCGCGGCGCCTCGGCGAAGCGTACGGCGTCACCGTGCGCACCACCTTCCTCGGCGCGCACGCACTGCCGCCCGAATACACAGGCCGAAGCGGCGACTACATCGACCTCGTGTGCCGCGAGATGCTGCCTGCGCTCGCGGCCGAGGGGCTGGTCGATGCGGTCGACGTGTTCTGCGAACGCATCGCCTTTTCGCTCGAAGAAACCGAGCAGGTCTTCCAGGTCGCCAAGGCGCTGGGCCTGCCGGTGAAGCTGCATGCCGAGCAGCTGTCGGACATGGGCGGCGCCGCGCTCGCCGCGCGCTACGGGGCGCTCTCGTGCGACCACATCGAGCATCTGTCAGCCGATGGCATCGAGGCGATGCGCCAGTCGGGCACCGTGGCCGTGCTCCTGCCCGGCGCTTACTACACGCTGCGCGACACGCACCTGCCGCCCATCGAGGCGCTGCGCACTGCCGGCGTGCCGATGGCCGTGTCCACTGATCACAACCCCGGCACCTCGCCGACGCTGAGCCTGCTGCTGATGGTGAACATGGCATGCACGTTGTTTCGCCTGACGGTGCCCGAGGCGCTTGCGGGCGTCACGGTGCATGCGGCGCGCGCGCTGGGCCTTGAGGCCACGCACGGCGCAATCGCCGAAGGCATGCCCGCCAACTTCGTGCTGTGGAACGTGCGCGATGCGGCCGAGCTCGCGTACTGGTTCGGACAACGTCCGCTGCGCACCGCGGTGCGCCAGGGCCGTATTTGTATTTCTTTCCCCTCTCCCTTTGGGAGAGGGCAGGGTGAGGGCCTGCGGCCATGA